In the Perca flavescens isolate YP-PL-M2 chromosome 20, PFLA_1.0, whole genome shotgun sequence genome, one interval contains:
- the cnksr1 gene encoding connector enhancer of kinase suppressor of ras 1 isoform X6, translated as MPAQHDRYSSHLFDWIIPHKDTTVYEKEKDIISVCRQLVSVCDEILNSSPEALLSLTAKLESFDLVPVSPGDQLGIEITSTGSINHYVTGTAAEPSNDAYVKILAGDEVIQVNDQIVVGWSRANLVKKLQENPSGVTLVLKKIPESVRRRNPVRLSSTQKEEEEKEERTEEEEEDEEGNPRHSIFERVTASVRSLSFRKAIHSEEVHQQPMGQEESESPSLTSYQSQRGGLSLLSASGEFESLESSRLSPGLRHDLSPSPRSLSPFGFGSFRSPSPQGVDQDTASISSCPEMVGHRGNKETQKSSTKGMSTAMSRRRVSCRELGRPDFDGWLWKKRKESSVFLAQKWQRFWFVLKGPSLYWYTSPQDEKAEGFINIASYNIESAGEHKRKYVFKMCHPRFHNFFFAAENVSDMSKWINCLIPAIQKHKKFHTGPDNEEECYSETESESEGSPSPRRRNKVATKVQSHTLPRPKGKTRVPLSNTVTGGSKATEGGPVDEMGMMLNNIKEGGVSLIGHDQPFTHDHFRKSFIRRNKNPIINEKAHTLRALQSTLKAKELELLQINKILEDSDLSASKYRQWKKQNEELVQEIEKLATLKTSKGVDDVVVQDKPAKEIALETVAKKTATSETEGAYRVSLSDGEQLVDAEPSDILLEIPPGSPGNSPSLELSLGSLQDSINKQLSEMAETGEAVENYFYI; from the exons GATACCACTGTCTATGAAAAGGAAAAGGACATCATATCTGTC TGCCGTCagttggtgtctgtgtgtgatgagATCCTAAATTCCAGCCCTGAGGCGCTTCTTAGCCTCACTGCTAAGCTTGAGAGTTTCGACCTAGTGCCTGTGTCACCTGGTGATCAGCTG gGGATTGAGATAACGTCCACCGGCTCCATTAACCACTATGTGACAGGAACTGCTGCTGAG CCTTCGAATGATGCCTATGTAAAGATATTGGCTGGTGATGAAGTGATTCAAGTCAACGACCAGATAGTG GTGGGCTGGAGCAGAGCTAACCTTGTAAAAAAGCTGCAGGAGAATCCCAGCGGAGTGACTTTGGTCCTGAAGAAGATTCCCGAGTCAGTGCGACGCAGAAACCCAGTCCGGCTCTCCTCCACACAG aaggaggaagaggagaaagaagagaggaccgaggaggaggaagaggacgagGAGGGGAATCCGAGACACTCCATATTTGAGAGGGTAACAGCCTCTGTCAGGTCCCTGTCTTTTAG GAAAGCCATTCACAGTGAAGAGGTACATCAGCAGCCTATGGGACAGGAGGAATCAGAGAGTCCATCTCTCACTTCATATCAAAGCCAACGAGGGGGGCTGTCACTACTGTCAGCCTCAG GGGAGTTTGAGAGTTTGGAAAGTTCAAGACTCTCCCCCGGACTAAGACACGACCTGTCTCCGTCACCCAGAAGTCTTTCTCCCTTTGGATTTGGGTCATTCAGAAGTCCTTCACCTCAGGGAGTGGACCAGGACACAGCCAGCATAAGTTCCTGCCCTGAAATGGTGGGACACAGG GGCAATAAGGAGACACAGAAGAGCTCTACAAAAG GAATGTCGACAGCTATGAGTCGGCGCCGTGTGTCCTGCCGTGAGCTGGGTCGACCCGACTTCGATGGTTGGCTGTggaagaagagaaaggagagCAGCGTCTTCCTTGCCCAGAAGTGGCAGCGCTTCTGGTTCGTCCTCAAGGGGCCTTCCCTTTATTGGTACACCAGCCCACAG GATGAGAAGGCAGAGGGTTTCATCAATATAGCCAGCTATAACATAGAGAGCGCTGGAGAGCACAAGAGAAAATA CGTGTTTAAAATGTGCCACCCGCGATTTCACAACTTCTTCTTTGCGGCAGAAAATGTCAGTGACATGAGCAA GTGGATTAACTGTCTGATCCCAGCCATACAGAAGCACAAGAAGTTCCACACAGGCCCAGATAACGAAGAAG AATGTTACAGTGAGACTGAGTCAGAAAGTGAGGGATCACCTTCACCCCGCAGAAGAAATAAGGTTGCCACA AAAGTGCAGTCCCACACTCTGCCTCGCCCCAAGGGGAAGACAAGGGTGCCATTATCGAATACTGTGACAGGGGGCAGCAAAGCAACAG AAGGAGGACCGGTGGATGAGATGGGCATGATGTTAAACAACATAAAGGAAGGAGGGGTCTCTCTGATTGGCCACGATCAGCCGTTTACACACGACCACTTCAGGAAATCGTTCATTCGACGCAACAAGAACCCCATCATCAATGAGAAGGCGCACACGCTCCGGGCCCTGCAGAGCACCCTTAAG GCCAAAGAGTTGGAGCTGCTGCAGATCAACAAGATCTTAGAGGACTCCGATCTGTCAGCTTCAAAGTATCGTCAGTGGAAAAAGCAAAACGAGGAACTAGTTCAAGAAATCGAGAAACTGGCGACACTCAAGACATCTAAAGGAGTGGACGACGTGGTGGTGCAGGACAAGCCCGCTAAGGAGATTGCCTTGGAAACCGTCGCCAAGAAAACAGCCACCTCAGAGACAGAAGGTGCATACAGAGTGAGCCTTAGCGACGGGGAGCAATTAGTGGACGCGGAGCCGTCTGATATTCTCCTGGAGATCCCACCGGGTTCTCCGGGCAACAGTCCATCGTTAGAACTCTCTCTGGGGTCGCTCCAGgattcaataaataaacagcTGAGTGAAATGGCAGAGACCGGAGAAGCTGTCGAGAACTACTTCTACATTTAA
- the grhl3 gene encoding grainyhead-like protein 3 homolog — MTKETETLGLVFQSENFNYNRNNNYVMDSWPYLESSVTEQNHSKTRLHPGDDLAALTMLYEQCKSQKEQKSTCNRTGNICKIERTPTNTNELVSLEASANVMKILSDSVPLSHPQDVLGSKQLASMPGSVPTTSDTYATLTSVVADTYDKQELNIIFDSLLQKWPETGAFPDHSPETLPYSSTFPENQSSPVYSGSYTGSPSERFRSEFQFSLGAPLASSYKSSELPMVYLNKGQFYPITLQGVDSSACLTATKVKTVVMAVFENDKSPEMQLRFWNHWHARQPTAKQRVIDIADYKEVFSGISNIEEVAFNALSFVWNPNEEAKVYIGINSLSTDFSAQKGVKGLPLNLQIDTYDFSSGTNQLLHRAVLQVKIFCDKGAERKMRDEERKKSKRREKTNANTNKSLVSSSVGSECTFFQTLDDHITQPVLFIPETHLSSLQRMATPMDEIERSSRKRLYPERDQISSPTNKKVCREDPQRVLLYVRTCAEEVFDALMLSTPTLSGLREAVSEKYGIQKDTIGKIYKKCKRGIFVNMDDNIIEHYTNQLAFLIEMSEVGGGQFQVTLIEV; from the exons GACTCTGGGACTGGTCTTTCAAAGCGAGAACTTCAACTATAACCGTAACAATAACTACGTCATGGACTCCTGGCCTTACCTGGAGAGCTCTGTCACCGAGCAGAACCACTCCAAAACCAGACTCCATCCAGGAGACGACCTGGCAGCCTTAACCATGCTTTATGAACAGTGCAAG agCCAGAAAGAGCAGAAGAGTACCTGCAACCGCACTGGCAACATCTGCAAAATAGAGAG GACTCCAACCAACACCAATGAGCTTGTTTCATTGGAGGCGTCCGCCAACGTCATGAAGATCCTTTCTGATAGTGTTCCCTTAAGCCACCCCCAAGATGTCTTGGGATCCAAGCAGCTTGCCTCCATGCCCGGCTCTGTTCCCACCACCTCAGACACTTACGCCACCCTGACCAGTGTTGTGGCGGACACTTATGACAAGCAGGAGCTCAATATCATCTTTGATTCCCTGCTGCAGAAGTGGCCAGAGACTGGTGCTTTCCCCGACCACAGCCCCGAG actCTTCCCTACAGTAGTACTTTCCCTGAAAACCAGTCCAGCCCGGTCTACTCGGGCTCCTACACCGGCTCCCCATCAGAGAGATTCAGGAGTGAGTTCCAGTTTTCCCTTGGAGCTCCTCTGGCTTCTTCTTACAAGTCCAGTGAGCTGCCCATGGTCTACCTGAACAAGGGCCAGTTTTACCCCATCACTCTCCAGGGAGTGGACAGCAGTGCTTGCCTCACTGCCACTAAAGTAAAG ACAGTTGTGATGGCTGTGTTTGAGAATGACAAGAGCCCAGAAATGCAGCTCCGCTTTTGGAATCACTGGCACGCACGTCAGCCAACCGCCAAGCAGAGGGTCATTGACATTG CGGACTACAAAGAAGTGTTCAGCGGCATTAGTAACATAGAGGAGGTGGCCTTCAATGCTCTCTCCTTTGTTTGGAACCCCAATGAAGAGGCAAAG GTGTACATTGGCATCAACTCCCTGAGCACAGACTTCTCCGCTCAGAAGGGAGTGAAAGGCCTGCCTCTCAACCTCCAGATCGACACTTACGACTTCAGCTCAGGAACCAACCAGCTCCTACACAGAGCCGTTCTCCAGGTCAAGATTTTCTGCGATAAG GGTGCAGAGAGGAAGATGCGTgatgaggagaggaagaaaagcaAAAGGAGGGAAAAGACCAATGCTAACA cCAACAAGTCTTTAGTGAGCAGCTCAGTGGGCAGTGAATGTACCTTCTTCCAAACCCTGGATGACCACATCACCCAGCCAGTTCTCTTCATTCCAGAAACACACCTCTCAAGCTTACAGCGCATG GCCACTCCCATGGACGAGATCGAAAG GAGTTCTAGGAAGAGATTGTATCCAGAGAGAGACCAGATTAGCTCTCCAACCAACAAAAAAGTCTGCAGAGAAGACCCACAAAGAG TTCTGCTGTACGTAAGGACATGCGCCGAAGAGGTGTTTGATGCGCTCATGCTCAGCACGCCAACACTGTCAGGCCTACGGGAAGCT GTGTCAGAAAAGTACGGTATTCAAAAAGACACTATTGGAAAAATCTACAAAAAATGCAAGAGAGG GATCTTCGTCAACATGGACGACAACATCATCGAACACTACACCAACCAGTTGGCCTTCCTCATTGAGATGTCTGAGGTCGGCGGCGGTCAGTTCCAGGTCACCCTCATTGAAGTATGA
- the cldn23l gene encoding claudin-23, which produces MHTPSSMVMGIVFAPLGLVLVFTAAITPQWREGQTRLGMTGSGSLLRLGVKGQGMGVKSGSVEALLLLRSDGLWESCLQVEHSELKQCWPVAGPYQRDPRVRLAQGLILTSLFLCSTGIVLACIGVRCWTDIPLRGVAATGGLLVVMAGLLSLTALGVYTHNLARLGMADPSQGINNPRFPQLSLRPAGSLYFGWLGACLQVLGGSALLFSFKRPRYPTCPSCPGLPVCPACRSCPEITNKSDTDVYEVSC; this is translated from the coding sequence ATGCACACTCCATCCTCCATGGTGATGGGGATTGTCTTTGCCCCTTTGGGATTGGTCCTTGTCTTCACTGCcgccatcactcctcagtggagagagggacagacacgTCTGGGGATGACGGGCTCGGGGTCACTTCTTCGGTTAGGAGTGAAAGGTCAAGGGATGGGGGTCAAGTCCGGGTCAGTGGAGGCGCTGCTCCTTCTACGCTCTGATGGACTATGGGAGAGCTGCCTGCAGGTGGAGCACTCGGAGCTGAAGCAGTGCTGGCCTGTGGCAGGTCCGTATCAGAGAGACCCGAGGGTTCGCTTGGCACAAGGTTTGATCCTGACCTCGTTGTTCCTGTGCAGCACCGGCATTGTTCTGGCATGTATCGGGGTCCGGTGTTGGACAGACATCCCTCTGAGAGGTGTAGCAGCTACAGGTGGACTCCTGGTGGTGATGGCCGGGCTGCTAAGCCTGACTGCACTCGGGGTGTACACCCACAACCTTGCAAGACTGGGGATGGCAGATCCAAGTCAGGGGATCAATAACCCCAGATTCCCCCAACTCAGCCTGCGTCCAGCCGGCTCGCTCTACTTTGGGTGGCTGGGTGCATGTTTACAGGTGCTGGGAGGCAGTGCTCTGCTGTTCAGCTTCAAACGACCAAGATACCCGACCTGCCCGTCCTGCCCAGGGCTTCCTGTCTGCCCTGCCTGCCGTTCATGTCCTGAGATCACCAACAAGTCAGACACGGATGTATATGAAGTCAGCTGTTAG